Proteins encoded by one window of Rattus rattus isolate New Zealand chromosome 10, Rrattus_CSIRO_v1, whole genome shotgun sequence:
- the LOC116911318 gene encoding eukaryotic initiation factor 4A-II-like isoform X2: MLMVLRSLQLFSRELLSHVLKDMIELAQQIQKVILALGDYMGATCHACIGGTNVRNEMQKLQAEAPHIVVGTPGRVFDMLNRRYLSPKWIKMFVLDEADEMLSRGFKDQIYEIFQKLNTSIQVVLLSATMPTDVLEVTKKFMRDPIRILVKKEELTLEGIKQFYINVEQEEWKMDTLCDLYETLTIAQAVIFLNTRRKVDWLTEKMHARDFTVSALDGDMDQKERDVIMREFRSGSSCVLITTDLLARGIDVQQVSMVINYDLPTNRENYIHRIGRGGRFGRKGVAINFVTETDKRILRDIETFYNTTVEEMPMNVADLI, from the exons ATGCTTATGGTTTTGAGAAGCCTTCAGCTATTCAGCAGAGAGCTATTATCCCATGTATTAAAGGATATGAT AGAACTGGCTCAACAGATCCAAAAGGTCATTTTGGCTCTTGGAGATTATATGGGAGCAACTTGTCATGCTTGCATTGGAGGAACAAATGTTCGAAATGAAATGCAGAAGTTGCAGGCTGAAGCCCCTCATATTGTTGTTGGCACTCCCGGGAGAGTATTTGATATGCTAAACAGAAGATACCTTTCTCCAAAATGGATCAAAATGTTTGTTTTGGATGAAGCAGATGAAATGTTGAGCCGAGGGTTTAAGGATCAGATCTATGAGATTTTCCAAAAATTAAATACAAGCATTCAGGTTGTGTTACTTTCTGCCACAATGCCAACTGATGTCCTAGAAGTGACCAAGAAATTCATGAGAGATCCAATTCGAATTCTGGTGAAGAAGGAAGAATTGACccttgaaggaattaaacaattttatattAATGTTGAGCAAGAGGAGTGGAAGATGGACACTCTTTGTGACCTGTATGAGACTTTGACTATTGCACAAGCAGTTATTTTTCTCAATACAAGGCGCAAGGTGGACTGGCTCACAGAGAAAATGCATGCCAGGGACTTCACAGTTTCTGCTCTGGATGGTGACATGGACCAGAAGGAAAGAGATGTCATCATGAGGGAATTCCGATCAGGGTCAAGCTGTGTTCTGATCACTACTGACTTGTTGGCTCGTGGGATTGATGTGCAACAAGTGTCCATGGTTATAAACTATGATCTACCTACCAATCGTGAAAACTATATTCACAGAATTGGCAGAGGGGGTCGATTTGGGAGGAAAGGTGTGGCTATAAACTTTGTTACTGAAACAGACAAGAGGATTCTTCGTGACATTGAGACTTTCTACAATACTACAGTGGAGGAAATGCCCATGAATGTGGCTGACCTAATTTAA
- the LOC116911318 gene encoding eukaryotic initiation factor 4A-II-like isoform X1: MSGGSADYNREHGGPEGMDPDGVIESNWNEIVDNFDDMNLKESLLRGIYAYGFEKPSAIQQRAIIPCIKGYDVIAQAQSGTGKTATFAISILQQLEIEFKETQALVLAPTRELAQQIQKVILALGDYMGATCHACIGGTNVRNEMQKLQAEAPHIVVGTPGRVFDMLNRRYLSPKWIKMFVLDEADEMLSRGFKDQIYEIFQKLNTSIQVVLLSATMPTDVLEVTKKFMRDPIRILVKKEELTLEGIKQFYINVEQEEWKMDTLCDLYETLTIAQAVIFLNTRRKVDWLTEKMHARDFTVSALDGDMDQKERDVIMREFRSGSSCVLITTDLLARGIDVQQVSMVINYDLPTNRENYIHRIGRGGRFGRKGVAINFVTETDKRILRDIETFYNTTVEEMPMNVADLI, from the coding sequence ATGTCTGGTGGCTCCGCGGATTACAACAGAGAACATGGCGGCCCAGAGGGAATGGACCCCGATGGTGTCATCGAGAGCAACTGGAATGAAATTGTTGATAACTTTGATGATATGAATTTAAAGGAGTCCCTTCTTCGAGGCATCTATGCTTATGGTTTTGAGAAGCCTTCAGCTATTCAGCAGAGAGCTATTATCCCATGTATTAAAGGATATGATGTGATTGCTCAAGCTCAGTCAGGTACTGGCAAGACAGCCACATTTGCTATTTCCATCCTGCAACAGTTGGAGATTGAATTCAAGGAGACCCAAGCACTAGTATTGGCCCCCACCAGAGAACTGGCTCAACAGATCCAAAAGGTCATTTTGGCTCTTGGAGATTATATGGGAGCAACTTGTCATGCTTGCATTGGAGGAACAAATGTTCGAAATGAAATGCAGAAGTTGCAGGCTGAAGCCCCTCATATTGTTGTTGGCACTCCCGGGAGAGTATTTGATATGCTAAACAGAAGATACCTTTCTCCAAAATGGATCAAAATGTTTGTTTTGGATGAAGCAGATGAAATGTTGAGCCGAGGGTTTAAGGATCAGATCTATGAGATTTTCCAAAAATTAAATACAAGCATTCAGGTTGTGTTACTTTCTGCCACAATGCCAACTGATGTCCTAGAAGTGACCAAGAAATTCATGAGAGATCCAATTCGAATTCTGGTGAAGAAGGAAGAATTGACccttgaaggaattaaacaattttatattAATGTTGAGCAAGAGGAGTGGAAGATGGACACTCTTTGTGACCTGTATGAGACTTTGACTATTGCACAAGCAGTTATTTTTCTCAATACAAGGCGCAAGGTGGACTGGCTCACAGAGAAAATGCATGCCAGGGACTTCACAGTTTCTGCTCTGGATGGTGACATGGACCAGAAGGAAAGAGATGTCATCATGAGGGAATTCCGATCAGGGTCAAGCTGTGTTCTGATCACTACTGACTTGTTGGCTCGTGGGATTGATGTGCAACAAGTGTCCATGGTTATAAACTATGATCTACCTACCAATCGTGAAAACTATATTCACAGAATTGGCAGAGGGGGTCGATTTGGGAGGAAAGGTGTGGCTATAAACTTTGTTACTGAAACAGACAAGAGGATTCTTCGTGACATTGAGACTTTCTACAATACTACAGTGGAGGAAATGCCCATGAATGTGGCTGACCTAATTTAA